The following are encoded together in the Vibrio splendidus genome:
- the rlmA gene encoding 23S rRNA (guanine(745)-N(1))-methyltransferase yields MTYQCPLCHQPLSQNDRTFKCEKNHQFDLAKEGYVNLMPAHHKRSKDPGDNKEMMQARRRFLEGNHYDPMRQAVVGLCASYLPETAPSLLDIGCGEGYYTNEIAVNLQEKNGATFGLDISKIAIKYAAKRYPAVDFSVASSHRLPFAENSLDGILRIYAPCKAEELQRTIKDNGVVITVTPASRHLYQLRDAIYDGVRLHDEDPEMIEGFTLEHQEQLNYMMELSGSDAFDLLQMTPFAWKASEEFKQQLTDSKQFNCEADFMLRVYRKQL; encoded by the coding sequence ATGACTTACCAATGCCCTTTGTGTCACCAACCTTTATCTCAAAACGATCGTACGTTTAAGTGTGAAAAGAACCATCAGTTCGACCTAGCGAAAGAAGGCTATGTCAATTTGATGCCAGCACACCACAAACGCTCAAAAGATCCAGGTGACAACAAAGAGATGATGCAGGCTCGTCGCCGCTTCCTTGAAGGCAACCACTACGATCCGATGCGCCAAGCCGTTGTTGGTCTATGCGCTAGCTATCTGCCAGAAACAGCCCCTAGCCTATTAGATATAGGTTGTGGTGAAGGTTATTACACCAATGAAATTGCGGTAAACCTTCAAGAAAAGAATGGCGCTACTTTTGGTCTAGATATCTCTAAAATTGCTATCAAATATGCCGCTAAACGCTATCCAGCGGTCGACTTCTCAGTTGCATCAAGCCATCGCCTACCCTTTGCGGAAAATAGCTTAGACGGCATTCTACGCATTTACGCGCCTTGCAAGGCAGAAGAGCTGCAACGCACCATCAAAGACAATGGTGTGGTGATCACCGTGACACCTGCTAGCCGACACCTGTATCAGCTGCGTGATGCGATTTATGATGGCGTTCGTTTGCACGATGAAGATCCAGAGATGATCGAAGGTTTTACTCTTGAGCACCAAGAGCAACTAAACTATATGATGGAACTATCGGGGTCAGACGCATTCGACCTGCTACAGATGACGCCGTTTGCTTGGAAAGCGAGTGAAGAGTTTAAACAACAACTCACTGATTCAAAGCAATTCAACTGTGAAGCTGACTTTATGCTACGAGTGTACCGCAAACAACTTTAA
- a CDS encoding ChaN family lipoprotein, with the protein MQRIILIGLATLLTACANQPSNSTSQNVANTQTQAVSTFYDYQFASPQGEALSLNALPKQLIDADVVLIGEWHTHSAIHRFQTDFLKARRNATSNIALSMEQFTREHQDTLNQYLNDEIGEQVLMSQAAAWPNYESDYRALVEFAKTNNVDIIAANAPKPFVQCIGREGLSYLDQLTTEQRQWIASEVDTGDSPYKEKFMASMHHGTPEQTEKQFAAQVTWDETMAESIVDYLASNPDQQVIHVAGKFHTEGGLGTAASILRRNPDLKIAIISPVEAISSDSSDYQLEVLSPPARFVKKENRMKAYKHLSKRGSDLKCD; encoded by the coding sequence ATGCAACGTATTATTCTTATCGGATTAGCTACCCTGCTTACAGCTTGTGCTAATCAACCTTCAAACAGCACTTCTCAAAACGTGGCTAACACGCAAACGCAAGCCGTTTCCACATTCTACGACTACCAATTCGCGTCTCCACAAGGCGAAGCGCTTTCTCTCAATGCATTACCTAAACAGCTGATTGACGCTGATGTGGTTCTTATTGGCGAATGGCACACTCACTCGGCAATCCATCGCTTCCAAACCGATTTCTTAAAAGCGCGCCGCAACGCCACATCAAACATCGCGCTTTCAATGGAACAATTCACTCGAGAGCATCAAGACACATTAAACCAATATCTAAATGATGAGATTGGCGAACAAGTTCTCATGTCTCAAGCGGCTGCTTGGCCAAATTACGAAAGTGATTACCGCGCGTTAGTGGAGTTCGCTAAAACCAACAACGTCGATATCATTGCGGCAAACGCACCAAAACCCTTTGTACAGTGTATCGGCCGTGAAGGATTATCCTATCTAGATCAGCTAACGACGGAACAACGTCAATGGATTGCTTCAGAAGTGGATACTGGCGATAGCCCTTATAAAGAAAAGTTCATGGCTTCGATGCATCACGGAACACCAGAGCAAACAGAAAAACAGTTTGCGGCTCAAGTCACATGGGACGAAACCATGGCAGAGTCGATTGTTGATTACCTCGCATCAAACCCAGACCAACAAGTGATTCATGTGGCCGGTAAGTTCCACACCGAAGGTGGTTTAGGTACGGCAGCATCGATTCTACGTCGTAACCCTGATTTGAAAATTGCCATCATCAGCCCAGTTGAAGCGATCTCATCGGATAGCAGTGACTATCAGCTTGAAGTTCTCTCGCCACCGGCTCGCTTTGTTAAGAAAGAGAACCGAATGAAGGCATACAAGCACCTATCTAAGCGCGGATCCGATCTCAAGTGCGACTAA
- a CDS encoding BCCT family transporter — translation MKNSFALIDKPTFFGAIALLLTIIFPLIMFPTQGADWIAVAKTFMTDQLGFLYLALGLAACAFMVYVVFSDMGQIKLGEADEEPEFKTASWAAMLFCGGIGASILYWGCIEWAYYYQSPPFQLEPGSEEAVRWAATYGLFHWGPIAWSIYLIPAIPIAYFFYVRKQPVLKISSALMPVLGEHHSRGVAGKVVDILFIFGLLGGAATTLGLAAPLITEGLNHLFGLPKNNVTQVMVLLVCTAIFAYSSYAGLEKGIKILSNINFWGAMGLLIFVLIAGPTIFMLETGLDSIGRLLSNFFVMATWAEPFGGYGTFENTHFPQDWTIFYWAWWLVFAPSMGLFVARISRGRTIKQMVSGSIFFGSLGCFLFFMILGNYGLSLQLSGELDVVAILNEEGATKAIFSMLAQLPMSTLVIAVFTLLCIIFTATTFDSISYILASVVQNNVTEEPMRWNRMFWAFTLSFLPTILMFLGGLSTLQTAAIVGGLPLLAISVMLMISAVRATSLDLRHQESYIEPTINIEELPDMDPWSAEGMALAQFEKEKDAAQEAAELEREAYKALADVKKEIRAYVLEQGAQMETHELPENLQQALEQAENNLSTAQAKKVELSEQAQKARVAFNQVVAELPLA, via the coding sequence GTGAAAAACTCTTTTGCGCTTATTGATAAGCCAACCTTTTTTGGTGCGATAGCACTCCTACTCACGATCATCTTCCCGCTGATTATGTTCCCGACGCAAGGAGCAGACTGGATCGCGGTCGCTAAAACCTTTATGACAGACCAACTTGGTTTCTTGTACCTAGCGCTTGGACTCGCAGCTTGTGCCTTCATGGTTTACGTTGTGTTCAGTGATATGGGACAAATTAAACTGGGTGAAGCCGATGAAGAACCTGAATTTAAAACCGCTTCATGGGCAGCAATGCTTTTCTGTGGTGGTATCGGGGCAAGTATCTTGTACTGGGGCTGTATCGAGTGGGCTTACTACTACCAATCACCTCCTTTTCAACTAGAACCCGGCAGTGAAGAAGCCGTTCGTTGGGCTGCGACCTATGGTTTATTCCACTGGGGTCCAATTGCTTGGTCTATCTACCTAATCCCTGCTATTCCAATTGCCTACTTTTTCTATGTACGTAAACAACCTGTACTAAAAATTTCTAGCGCATTAATGCCAGTATTGGGTGAACACCATAGCCGCGGCGTTGCAGGTAAAGTTGTAGATATCCTATTCATCTTTGGTCTATTAGGTGGCGCAGCAACAACGTTAGGTTTAGCAGCACCTCTTATTACTGAAGGTCTTAACCACTTATTCGGCCTACCAAAAAATAACGTCACTCAAGTTATGGTGCTTTTGGTTTGTACTGCGATATTCGCATACTCATCGTATGCGGGTTTGGAAAAAGGCATCAAGATCCTCAGTAACATCAACTTCTGGGGCGCAATGGGCTTATTGATATTCGTCCTAATCGCTGGCCCAACGATTTTCATGCTTGAAACGGGTCTAGACTCGATTGGTCGCCTATTGTCTAACTTCTTCGTGATGGCAACGTGGGCTGAACCATTCGGCGGCTATGGTACGTTCGAAAATACCCATTTCCCACAAGATTGGACCATTTTCTACTGGGCATGGTGGCTAGTTTTTGCACCAAGCATGGGCCTGTTTGTTGCGCGTATCTCTCGCGGCAGAACCATTAAACAAATGGTGTCAGGCTCTATCTTCTTTGGTTCATTAGGTTGTTTCTTATTCTTCATGATCTTAGGTAACTACGGTTTATCCCTACAGTTATCTGGTGAGCTAGATGTCGTTGCAATCCTAAACGAAGAAGGCGCAACCAAAGCTATCTTCTCGATGCTGGCACAACTGCCAATGAGCACGTTAGTGATCGCCGTATTTACACTGTTGTGTATTATTTTTACTGCGACAACCTTTGACTCTATCTCTTACATTTTGGCTTCTGTGGTTCAGAACAACGTGACCGAAGAGCCAATGCGTTGGAACCGTATGTTCTGGGCATTCACACTGTCGTTCTTACCAACGATTCTGATGTTCTTGGGCGGCCTAAGCACGCTTCAAACCGCTGCGATTGTTGGTGGCTTACCGCTACTGGCTATCTCTGTGATGTTGATGATCTCAGCCGTTCGTGCAACGAGCCTCGATTTACGTCACCAAGAGAGTTACATCGAGCCGACGATTAACATCGAAGAGCTGCCAGACATGGATCCATGGTCGGCAGAAGGGATGGCATTGGCACAGTTCGAGAAAGAGAAAGACGCAGCACAAGAAGCTGCAGAACTTGAACGTGAAGCTTATAAAGCCCTTGCTGATGTGAAGAAAGAAATCCGCGCTTATGTTCTTGAACAGGGTGCACAAATGGAAACACATGAGCTTCCTGAAAACCTACAACAAGCACTTGAGCAGGCTGAAAACAACCTAAGCACAGCTCAAGCGAAAAAAGTTGAGTTATCAGAGCAAGCTCAGAAAGCTCGAGTCGCGTTCAATCAGGTGGTTGCAGAACTGCCACTTGCTTGA
- a CDS encoding alkaline phosphatase, producing the protein MKHFMKPIVTAVVTSTLSFNVLSAEIKNVILMIGDGMGPQQVGLLETYANQAPNSIYKGNKTAIYQLAQEGVIGSSLTHPEDAIVVDSACSATMLATGIYSGSEVIGIDSQGNHVETVLEKAKKAGKATGLVSDTRLTHATPASFAAHQPHRSLENQIASDMLATGADVMLSGGLRHWIPKSTNDKGETYKQLEKLTQGDVYLKSKRKDDRNLLTEAETDGYQLAFNRNMLDDAKGDKLLGLFAYSGMDDGIAYSNKKKSGERTQPSLKEMTQKALNILSKDEDGFFLMVEGGQIDWAGHSNDAGTMLHELLKFDEAIQTVYEWAKDREDTIVIVTADHETGSFGFSYSSNNLPKPQKRSGEAFADRDYAPNFNFGAFDILDGLYNQKQSYYGMISEFQKLDKALQTPEKLAEIVNKNSEFPITAEQAKNVLASKPNPYRLAQHKYLSAEEVPAINDFDAFFPYNDRGNLLAREQATGQNIVWGTGTHTHTPVNVFAWGPAEKILPVSKIMHHSELGEYIKQQVN; encoded by the coding sequence ATGAAGCACTTTATGAAACCAATTGTTACCGCAGTGGTAACCTCTACACTCTCATTCAACGTACTTTCAGCAGAAATCAAAAATGTCATTCTGATGATCGGCGACGGCATGGGACCTCAGCAAGTTGGCTTATTGGAAACCTACGCAAACCAAGCGCCAAATTCCATCTATAAAGGGAACAAGACGGCCATTTATCAACTTGCTCAAGAAGGGGTTATTGGTTCATCCCTAACGCATCCGGAAGACGCAATCGTAGTGGATTCAGCTTGCTCTGCGACCATGCTTGCAACGGGTATCTACAGCGGTTCAGAAGTGATCGGTATCGATTCCCAGGGTAACCATGTTGAGACAGTACTTGAGAAAGCGAAAAAAGCAGGCAAAGCGACCGGCTTAGTTTCCGACACGCGCTTAACTCACGCGACCCCTGCTTCTTTCGCCGCTCACCAACCTCACCGTTCTTTAGAGAATCAAATTGCATCTGATATGTTAGCAACGGGCGCTGATGTGATGCTCTCAGGAGGGCTACGTCATTGGATCCCTAAATCGACCAACGACAAAGGTGAAACCTATAAGCAACTTGAGAAACTGACTCAAGGTGATGTTTATCTCAAATCGAAGCGTAAAGACGACCGTAACCTGCTGACTGAAGCAGAGACAGACGGCTACCAACTGGCGTTTAATCGCAACATGCTAGACGATGCTAAGGGCGATAAACTACTTGGCCTATTCGCCTACTCTGGCATGGATGATGGCATCGCTTACAGCAACAAGAAAAAGAGTGGCGAACGAACTCAGCCAAGCCTGAAAGAGATGACACAAAAAGCGCTCAACATCCTATCCAAAGATGAAGATGGCTTTTTCCTAATGGTCGAAGGTGGCCAAATCGACTGGGCGGGACACAGTAACGATGCAGGCACCATGCTGCATGAACTGCTCAAGTTTGATGAAGCGATCCAAACGGTGTATGAATGGGCAAAAGATCGTGAAGATACGATCGTGATTGTGACCGCAGACCACGAAACAGGCTCTTTCGGTTTCAGCTACTCTTCTAACAACCTACCAAAACCACAGAAACGTTCTGGCGAAGCCTTTGCTGATCGCGACTATGCACCCAACTTTAACTTTGGTGCATTCGATATTCTTGATGGTTTATACAATCAGAAGCAAAGCTACTACGGCATGATCAGCGAATTTCAGAAGCTAGATAAAGCGCTGCAAACACCTGAAAAACTGGCTGAGATCGTCAACAAGAATAGTGAGTTCCCTATTACAGCGGAACAAGCGAAAAACGTATTAGCCAGTAAGCCGAACCCATACCGATTGGCTCAGCACAAATACTTGTCGGCAGAAGAAGTGCCTGCTATCAACGATTTCGATGCTTTCTTCCCTTATAACGACCGTGGCAACCTGCTTGCTCGCGAACAAGCAACCGGTCAAAACATCGTTTGGGGTACAGGTACACACACTCACACACCAGTGAACGTGTTTGCTTGGGGCCCTGCTGAAAAGATACTGCCAGTTTCGAAAATCATGCACCACTCAGAACTGGGTGAGTACATTAAACAACAAGTAAACTAG
- a CDS encoding YcgN family cysteine cluster protein: protein MTNPFWQEKTLEQMTENEWESLCDGCGKCCLHKLMDEDSDEVYYTNVACSWLNDKTCSCKDYPNRFTSGEECLKLTRDKIHEFHWLPDTCAYRLLSESKPIPEWHPLITGSKSEMHAAGESVRNKVVYEIDVVDWEDHILNHPNR from the coding sequence ATGACGAATCCATTTTGGCAAGAAAAGACACTAGAGCAAATGACCGAGAACGAGTGGGAATCACTGTGTGACGGTTGTGGTAAGTGTTGCCTGCATAAACTAATGGATGAAGATAGCGATGAAGTTTACTACACCAACGTGGCGTGCAGCTGGTTAAACGACAAAACATGTTCTTGTAAAGACTACCCGAACCGCTTCACTTCAGGTGAAGAGTGTTTGAAGCTGACTCGTGACAAGATTCATGAATTCCATTGGCTACCAGATACTTGTGCTTACCGTCTTCTATCTGAATCTAAGCCGATCCCTGAGTGGCACCCATTGATTACGGGTTCTAAATCAGAGATGCATGCTGCAGGTGAAAGTGTTCGTAACAAAGTGGTATACGAAATCGATGTTGTCGATTGGGAAGACCACATCTTGAATCATCCGAATCGCTAA
- a CDS encoding YkgJ family cysteine cluster protein, giving the protein MECRLGCGACCIAPSITSAIPGMPNGKPAGVRCIQLNEQDLCKLFGQPSRPKVCHQFKACPIICGKTDQEALDNLIELEAIT; this is encoded by the coding sequence ATGGAATGTCGCCTAGGTTGTGGAGCTTGTTGTATCGCTCCAAGTATTACATCTGCTATTCCTGGAATGCCTAATGGTAAGCCTGCTGGCGTACGCTGCATTCAATTAAATGAGCAAGATCTATGCAAATTATTTGGTCAACCTTCACGCCCGAAGGTATGTCACCAGTTCAAAGCCTGCCCTATCATCTGTGGTAAAACAGACCAAGAAGCGCTTGATAACCTTATTGAGCTCGAAGCAATAACCTAA
- the aqpZ gene encoding aquaporin Z: MNKYIAEMFGTFWLVLGGCGSAVLAAAFPDVGIGLLGVSLAFGLTVLTMAFAIGHISGCHLNPAVTIGLWSGGRFDGKDVAPYIIAQVIGGIIAGGVLFVIASGQAGFDAAASGFASNGYGEHSPGGYSLTAALVCEVVMTMVFLFVIMGATDSKAPAGFAPIAIGLCLTLIHLISIPVTNTSVNPARSTGVAVFVGDWAVSQLWLFWIAPIIGAVIGAAIYKAVRGSD, translated from the coding sequence ATGAATAAGTATATCGCAGAAATGTTCGGTACGTTTTGGTTGGTGTTAGGTGGTTGTGGTAGTGCCGTCTTAGCCGCGGCTTTCCCTGATGTGGGAATTGGTCTACTCGGAGTTTCCCTTGCCTTTGGTTTAACCGTACTCACCATGGCTTTTGCTATTGGCCATATATCCGGTTGCCACCTTAACCCTGCTGTCACCATCGGTCTATGGAGTGGTGGTCGCTTTGATGGCAAAGATGTTGCGCCTTATATTATTGCCCAAGTGATTGGCGGTATTATCGCGGGCGGCGTACTATTTGTGATTGCTTCAGGCCAAGCAGGCTTTGACGCTGCGGCATCTGGCTTTGCTTCCAATGGTTACGGTGAACACTCACCGGGTGGCTATTCGCTAACCGCAGCACTCGTGTGTGAAGTAGTAATGACTATGGTGTTCCTATTCGTGATCATGGGGGCAACCGATTCGAAAGCACCGGCTGGATTTGCACCTATCGCGATTGGTCTTTGTTTAACCTTGATCCACCTTATCAGTATCCCCGTCACTAATACCTCTGTGAACCCTGCTCGAAGTACTGGTGTAGCCGTATTTGTTGGGGACTGGGCTGTTTCACAATTATGGCTATTCTGGATTGCACCGATTATTGGTGCCGTGATTGGCGCTGCGATTTACAAAGCCGTGCGTGGCTCTGATTAA
- the recR gene encoding recombination mediator RecR — protein MRTSHMLEHLMEALRCLPGVGPKSAQRMAFHLLQRDRKGGLQLAEALSQAMTEIGHCNECRTFTEEDTCHICTNPKRQENGQICVVESPADIAAIEATGQYSGRYFVLMGHLSPLDGIGPSDIGLDVLDYRLRRGDITEVILATNPTVEGEATAHYIAELCNAHEVNASRIAHGVPVGGELELVDGTTLSHSLLGRHKI, from the coding sequence ATGCGTACCAGTCATATGCTGGAGCATTTGATGGAGGCCTTACGTTGTCTACCTGGGGTTGGCCCCAAGTCGGCGCAGCGTATGGCCTTTCATTTGTTACAGCGCGATAGAAAAGGCGGCCTACAGTTGGCTGAAGCTCTTAGCCAAGCAATGACCGAAATTGGTCATTGTAATGAGTGCCGTACTTTTACTGAAGAAGATACTTGCCACATTTGCACCAATCCTAAACGTCAGGAAAATGGTCAAATTTGTGTAGTAGAGAGCCCTGCAGACATTGCAGCCATTGAAGCAACTGGTCAATATTCAGGTCGTTACTTTGTGCTTATGGGGCATCTTTCACCACTTGATGGTATCGGTCCAAGTGATATCGGTCTCGATGTCTTGGATTACCGTTTACGTCGTGGTGATATCACTGAAGTAATTCTAGCGACTAACCCGACAGTAGAAGGGGAAGCAACAGCGCATTACATTGCTGAGCTATGTAATGCCCATGAAGTGAACGCTAGCCGTATCGCCCATGGTGTTCCCGTCGGTGGTGAGCTAGAGCTGGTGGATGGCACCACGCTTTCGCACTCCTTACTCGGTCGTCATAAGATCTAA
- a CDS encoding YbaB/EbfC family nucleoid-associated protein, producing MFGKGGMGNMMKQAQQMQERMQKLQEEIANMEVTGESGAGLVKITITGSHSVRRVDIDESLMEDDKEMLEDLIAAAFNDAARRVEETQKEKMAGVTGGMQLPPGMKMPF from the coding sequence ATGTTTGGTAAAGGCGGTATGGGCAACATGATGAAGCAAGCCCAGCAAATGCAAGAACGCATGCAAAAGCTTCAAGAAGAAATCGCAAATATGGAAGTTACAGGTGAGTCAGGTGCTGGCCTTGTAAAAATTACGATTACTGGTAGTCACAGTGTTCGTCGCGTTGATATCGATGAAAGCCTAATGGAAGACGATAAAGAGATGCTTGAAGATCTTATCGCAGCCGCTTTCAACGATGCAGCTCGTCGTGTTGAAGAGACTCAAAAAGAGAAAATGGCTGGCGTAACTGGTGGGATGCAACTTCCACCAGGTATGAAAATGCCTTTCTAA
- the dnaX gene encoding DNA polymerase III subunit gamma/tau: MSYLALARKWRPTKFKEVVGQAHVLTALENALSQNRLHHAYLFSGTRGVGKTTIGRLFAKGLNCETGITATPCGECATCKEIDEGRFVDLLEIDAASRTKVEDTRELLDNVQYKPARGRFKVYLIDEVHMLSRHSFNALLKTLEEPPEYVKFLLATTDPQKLPVTILSRCLQFHLKPISVDNIHEQLDHILEQENVTSESRALGMIAHAADGSMRDALSLTDQAIALGNGNVVTDTVAHMLGTLDTDQAIHLLEAISSKQPQLAMACIQALAENGVEWDGLLSQLATQLHRLAMYQALPSTLDKAQPDAERLELLSKALSPQDIQLYYQIVLKGRQDLPLSPTARVGIEMVVLRMLAFRPAEQTVATAISTESTSPAPAPAAQNPVQNQVQNVAQPVSQAAPMAAPRQSVQAPAASQPQVPQQAPVQQPVQQQPPQNQNQYSDSQGYADHSGNQGYPEQDYPHSQYDAPPAYDERPSYGTEQPMSPMTQQANYQNQEQPNVAPVAPSVPPVSSASQEQPARATSPVSGLRHQLRSQRRGGAATENKGSAPKKAKATPAKTSVLDRVAQQHGGSERVSPASLTASSTENVTNDNEPYRWKPSKPVVKEVSKELTPTQIKRALEHIKTPEMVDKLLQESIVQDEWSATIQKLETAKLVEQLALNSVFTKIDTSITLTLRASQAHLNTDRAQSELLQSLNTVLGEECHLSVEIGDGGETPLELRERLYQSKLKDAFTSLENDANVQFIERRFAAELDRDSVRPI; this comes from the coding sequence ATGAGCTATCTTGCGTTAGCGCGAAAATGGCGACCAACCAAATTCAAAGAAGTGGTTGGTCAAGCCCATGTTTTAACAGCATTAGAGAATGCCCTTAGCCAAAATAGGTTGCATCACGCTTACCTATTCAGCGGTACACGAGGTGTCGGTAAAACGACCATCGGCCGTTTATTTGCTAAGGGACTCAACTGTGAAACAGGCATTACTGCAACCCCTTGTGGTGAGTGTGCAACCTGTAAAGAGATCGATGAAGGTCGTTTTGTTGACCTGCTCGAGATCGATGCTGCCTCACGTACTAAGGTAGAAGATACCCGCGAGCTTCTGGACAATGTTCAGTACAAGCCTGCACGTGGTCGCTTCAAGGTTTACCTAATCGATGAAGTACACATGCTGTCTAGGCACAGCTTTAACGCGCTTCTAAAGACCTTAGAAGAGCCGCCTGAGTATGTGAAGTTCTTGCTCGCAACGACGGATCCGCAAAAGCTTCCTGTGACTATATTGTCGCGTTGTCTGCAATTCCACCTTAAGCCGATTAGCGTTGATAATATCCACGAGCAACTCGATCATATTCTTGAACAAGAAAATGTGACGTCTGAATCTCGTGCGCTTGGAATGATTGCTCATGCCGCTGATGGCAGTATGCGTGACGCTCTTAGCCTAACAGACCAAGCTATCGCATTAGGTAATGGCAATGTAGTGACAGACACTGTTGCTCACATGCTTGGTACGCTGGATACAGACCAAGCGATTCACCTACTTGAAGCGATTAGCAGTAAACAACCACAATTAGCGATGGCTTGCATTCAAGCTCTTGCTGAAAATGGCGTTGAGTGGGATGGATTGCTGAGTCAACTTGCGACTCAATTACACCGTTTGGCGATGTATCAAGCTCTGCCGTCGACTTTAGACAAGGCTCAGCCTGATGCTGAAAGGCTAGAACTGCTGAGCAAAGCGTTAAGCCCTCAAGACATCCAACTCTACTACCAGATAGTGCTGAAAGGGCGTCAAGACTTGCCATTATCGCCAACCGCTCGCGTTGGTATCGAGATGGTGGTTCTGCGTATGTTGGCATTCAGACCTGCTGAACAAACTGTTGCTACGGCTATCTCGACTGAGTCGACTAGCCCAGCGCCTGCTCCTGCAGCTCAGAATCCGGTTCAGAACCAGGTTCAGAATGTTGCTCAGCCAGTGAGTCAAGCTGCGCCAATGGCCGCTCCGAGACAGTCAGTTCAAGCTCCTGCGGCTTCGCAGCCTCAAGTGCCTCAGCAAGCTCCTGTGCAGCAGCCTGTGCAACAGCAACCGCCGCAGAATCAGAACCAATATTCAGATTCGCAAGGTTACGCTGATCATTCAGGCAACCAAGGTTATCCAGAACAGGATTACCCGCACAGTCAGTATGACGCGCCACCTGCTTATGATGAGCGTCCAAGCTACGGCACAGAGCAGCCGATGAGTCCCATGACTCAGCAAGCTAATTATCAGAATCAAGAGCAGCCAAATGTTGCTCCCGTTGCACCTTCTGTTCCACCTGTTTCTTCTGCTTCGCAAGAGCAACCAGCGCGTGCAACTTCGCCTGTGAGTGGTTTACGTCACCAATTGCGTTCTCAACGTAGAGGTGGTGCAGCAACAGAAAACAAAGGTTCGGCGCCAAAAAAGGCTAAAGCGACACCAGCTAAAACTTCAGTTCTTGACCGAGTTGCTCAGCAACACGGTGGTTCTGAGCGGGTGTCGCCAGCTTCTTTAACCGCCTCTTCGACAGAAAATGTGACCAACGATAATGAACCTTATCGCTGGAAACCGTCTAAACCTGTAGTGAAAGAGGTGAGCAAAGAGCTTACACCTACTCAGATCAAGCGTGCGTTAGAGCATATTAAGACACCAGAAATGGTCGATAAATTGCTTCAAGAGTCGATTGTTCAAGATGAATGGTCCGCCACGATTCAAAAGCTAGAAACAGCCAAGCTTGTTGAACAGTTAGCATTGAACTCAGTATTTACTAAGATTGACACATCAATCACCTTAACGTTAAGGGCGAGCCAGGCTCACTTGAATACGGACCGTGCACAGAGTGAGCTATTACAGTCTCTCAATACTGTGCTTGGAGAAGAGTGTCATTTGAGTGTCGAAATTGGTGATGGTGGAGAAACGCCGCTAGAACTGCGAGAAAGATTGTATCAAAGCAAGTTGAAAGACGCGTTTACCAGTTTGGAAAACGATGCCAACGTACAGTTTATCGAAAGACGTTTTGCTGCCGAGTTGGATAGAGACAGCGTTCGTCCAATATAG
- the apt gene encoding adenine phosphoribosyltransferase, translated as MNTEKISLIKASIKSIPDYPKAGILFRDVTSLMEDPAAYKATIDLLVDTYKGMGFTKIVGTEARGFLFGAPLALELGVGFIPVRKPGKLPRQTVAQSYELEYGTDTLEIHTDAIVEGDKVLMVDDLLATGGTIEATTKLIRQLGGVVEHAAFVINLPEIGGDKRLQGLGLEVFSICEFDGH; from the coding sequence ATGAACACAGAAAAAATCTCTCTGATCAAAGCAAGCATCAAAAGCATTCCTGATTACCCTAAAGCGGGTATTTTGTTCCGTGACGTAACAAGCTTGATGGAAGATCCTGCCGCTTACAAAGCGACAATCGACCTGTTAGTGGACACATACAAGGGCATGGGCTTTACTAAGATCGTTGGTACTGAAGCTCGTGGTTTCCTATTTGGTGCGCCTCTTGCTCTTGAGCTAGGTGTCGGCTTCATCCCTGTTCGTAAACCGGGCAAGTTGCCTCGTCAAACTGTGGCACAATCTTATGAACTTGAGTACGGCACTGATACGCTAGAAATCCATACCGATGCTATCGTCGAAGGCGATAAAGTGCTGATGGTTGATGACTTGCTAGCAACAGGCGGTACGATTGAAGCGACAACAAAGCTGATTCGTCAGCTTGGTGGTGTGGTAGAACACGCTGCATTTGTTATTAACCTTCCAGAAATCGGTGGTGACAAGCGCTTACAAGGCTTAGGTCTAGAAGTGTTTAGCATCTGCGAATTCGACGGTCACTAA